CTCGCCGCTGGGCGCGCAGGGTGCGGTCATGCTGCCGATCATCGCCGGCGCCAAGATCCCGTTCGTCGCACAGGCTCCGGTGTCACAAGCGGAGATGGCGACCCCCGGCTCGTTCATGCTCTCCGGCGGCATCGTGGCGGTCCTCGCGGGACAGGCCGCGACCGCCGCCAAGGACGGACTCAAGAAGGTCACCCTGATCATCGGTGACTCCGGTGACGCGGCCGCGTCGGTGAAAGCACTGGGCGATCCGATGTTCCAGCGTGCCGGCGTCGCGCTGAACGTCGTCACCGTGCCGGTCGGCGCCGCCGACCTGACACCGCAGATCACCGCGGGTCTCGCCGACAACCCGGATGCGGTCAGCATCCTCGGCGACACCCGCCAGTGCATCTCGGTCCTCAAGACGCTGCAGACCGTCGCCCCCGACGCTTCGAAGTACCTCATCGCCAGCTGCCTCGACAAGCCCGTCCTCGACGCCGTCGGCAACGACGCGGTCTCCGGCGCCAAGGCGTTCACCACGGTCAACCTCAGTTCCGACGACCCGAGCGTCACCCAATACCGCAGCGTCATGGCGCAATACGCGCCCGACACCGATCCGGCCGGCCTCGCCTACATCGGCTACCAGGTGATGACCGCACTCGGCGAGCTGAACGGCCTCGAGGGCGCCGTCGACGCCCAGACGTTCACCACGGCACTGTCACAGGCCAAGGACGTCCCGCTCCCGGCCGCACCCGGCATCACCTTCACCTGCAACGGTCAGGCCTTCCCGCCGCTGACGTCGCTGTGCAGCAAGGCGATCCTGGTCAGTGACGTGACCGCCG
The genomic region above belongs to Gordonia hongkongensis and contains:
- a CDS encoding ABC transporter substrate-binding protein, which gives rise to MKSPSALRRVLRTATVIGCSGVLALGALTACADDSSESSTAGETSQLPSNPATGDPVKVGLIVPEGGAVTTPMVREGSEAAVEYLNNNGGGIGGHQIELVVCKQQEEPASATKCANQMVEQQVSVVVSPLGAQGAVMLPIIAGAKIPFVAQAPVSQAEMATPGSFMLSGGIVAVLAGQAATAAKDGLKKVTLIIGDSGDAAASVKALGDPMFQRAGVALNVVTVPVGAADLTPQITAGLADNPDAVSILGDTRQCISVLKTLQTVAPDASKYLIASCLDKPVLDAVGNDAVSGAKAFTTVNLSSDDPSVTQYRSVMAQYAPDTDPAGLAYIGYQVMTALGELNGLEGAVDAQTFTTALSQAKDVPLPAAPGITFTCNGQAFPPLTSLCSKAILVSDVTADAKLENTVVTNN